Proteins encoded together in one Quercus lobata isolate SW786 chromosome 3, ValleyOak3.0 Primary Assembly, whole genome shotgun sequence window:
- the LOC115981596 gene encoding E3 ubiquitin protein ligase RIE1-like: MSSQSSSTSTTTATTAPEQQAPLLHPRQGSSDTATTRPTTLALLLGRASGRRGPSMLVRETAARQLEERRADWGYSKPVVALDIMWNVAFVVVSVAMLLWTLDEKPNTPIRLWICGYALQCGVHVGLVWIEYRRRNPRRSASRVRVAGDEESQQAVEVRREEGNDSEDEDDNGGFAPRSSAVKRCESVNTMASFLWWIVGFYWVVSGGDILLRDAPRLYWLAVVFLAFDVFFAIFCIVLACLIGIALCCCLPCIIAILYAVAGQEGASEADLSILPKYRFRALSNEAKPNGGAGSMVPVETSSGYLAIERILLPEDAECCICLSSYEDGAELHTLPCNHHFHSTCIVKWLKMNATCPLCKYNILKGSEQV; this comes from the exons ATGTCATCGCAAtcctcctccacctccaccaccaccgccaccaccgcGCCTGAGCAACAAGCTCCACTCCTCCACCCCCGCCAAGGCAGCTCCGACACCGCAACCACCCGCCCCACCACTCTGGCCTTGCTCCTGGGCCGCGCCTCAGGCCGGCGGGGCCCGTCCATGCTGGTGAGGGAGACGGCGGCGAGGCAGCTGGAGGAGCGCCGGGCCGACTGGGGGTACTCGAAGCCCGTGGTGGCTCTGGACATCATGTGGAACGTGGCGTTCGTGGTGGTCTCGGTGGCCATGCTGTTGTGGACTCTAGACGAGAAGCCGAACACGCCGATTCGGCTCTGGATCTGCGGCTACGCGCTGCAGTGCGGGGTGCATGTGGGGCTGGTTTGGATCGAGTACCGGAGGAGGAACCCGCGGAGGTCGGCGTCGAGAGTTAGGGTTGCCGGGGACGAGGAGAGTCAGCAGGCGGTGGAGGTTAGGAGAGAAGAAGGGAATGATAGCGAGGACGAAGACGACAACGGCGGTTTTGCGCCCCGGTCTAG TGCTGTTAAACGTTGTGAATCGGTGAATACGATGGCATCATTTCTTTGGTGGATAGTTGGCTTTTATTGGGTTGTCTCTGGTGGAGATATACTTCTGCGAGATGCTCCACGTTTGTACTG GTTGGCTGTGGTGTTTCTGGCATTCGATGTCTTCTTTGCCATATTTTGTATTGTTTTGGCATGTTTGATTGGGATTGCTCTCTGTTGCTGCTTGCCATGCATAATTGCCATTCTTTATGCTGTTGCAGGACAG GAAGGAGCATCAGAAGCAGATCTTAGCATCCTTCCAAAATACAGATTTCGAGCATTGAGCAATGAGGCAAAGCCTAATGGGGGAGCAGGGTCAATGGTTCCTGTGGAAACGAGTAGTGGATACTTGGCAATTGAACGTATACTTCTACCTGAGGACGCG GAATGTTGTATATGTCTCAGCTCATATGAGGATGGAGCAGAGCTCCATACTCTTCCCTGCAACCATCATTTCCATTCTACATGCATTGTGAAGTGGCTTAAGATGAATGCAACATGTCCACTCTGCAAGTACAACATTCTCAAGGGAAGTGAACAggtataa